In bacterium, a genomic segment contains:
- the dapF gene encoding diaminopimelate epimerase has translation MHGAGNDFVVLDGLRAELPPLEPLAAALGDRHTGVGFDQLLVVRPSACADFRMEIFNADGSQVEMCANGIRCFFKYLRDAGHTEANEVRVETLSGVVLPRWAGEGRVTVDMGPPVLAPAKIPTTLGDPAGEGPVLGVALEVDERSLEVSAISMGNPHCVTRVDDLDAYPVEKVGPLVENHPAFPNRVNVEFVQVEDRSRILQRTWERGTGETLACGSGACAAAVALMLQDRVDPEVAVVLRGGVLDVSWGGGTTSVFMTGPASTVFAGEIDLAALAKG, from the coding sequence ATGCACGGCGCCGGGAACGACTTCGTCGTGCTCGACGGCCTTCGCGCGGAGCTTCCGCCGCTCGAGCCTCTCGCCGCTGCTTTGGGAGACCGCCACACGGGCGTTGGCTTCGACCAGCTCCTGGTCGTGCGGCCCAGCGCCTGCGCAGATTTCCGGATGGAAATCTTCAACGCGGATGGCTCCCAGGTGGAAATGTGCGCGAACGGCATCCGCTGCTTCTTCAAATACCTCCGCGACGCTGGCCACACGGAGGCGAACGAAGTGCGGGTAGAGACACTCTCCGGCGTCGTACTTCCGCGCTGGGCCGGCGAAGGCCGCGTAACCGTCGATATGGGACCGCCGGTCCTCGCGCCGGCCAAGATCCCGACCACCCTGGGCGATCCCGCGGGCGAGGGCCCGGTCCTGGGCGTAGCACTCGAGGTGGACGAACGATCGCTCGAGGTCTCCGCGATCTCGATGGGCAACCCCCATTGCGTGACACGGGTCGATGATCTCGACGCGTATCCGGTCGAGAAGGTGGGCCCACTGGTGGAGAACCACCCGGCGTTTCCGAACCGGGTGAACGTCGAGTTCGTACAGGTCGAGGATCGCTCGCGCATCCTCCAACGCACCTGGGAACGCGGAACCGGCGAGACACTGGCTTGCGGCAGCGGCGCCTGCGCGGCTGCGGTAGCCCTCATGCTCCAGGACCGAGTGGATCCCGAGGTTGCCGTTGTGCTGCGCGGCGGCGTACTGGATGTTTCCTGGGGTGGTGGAACCACCAGTGTCTTCATGACGGGACCGGCGTCGACCGTCTTCGCCGGCGAGATCGACCTGGCCGCATTGGCAAAGGGGTGA